One stretch of Syntrophorhabdaceae bacterium DNA includes these proteins:
- a CDS encoding ATP-dependent helicase, with protein sequence MKKYIIHKDITQRQSAIEYEKELNEEQLKVVLNDGGPILVIAGAGSGKTRVVTYRVARLLEIGISPNNILLLTFTNKAAREMLRRVEYLLKMDTRFIWGGTFHHIGNIILRQNSHLIGFNKNFTILDNEDAKDLLDVVIKDTRIDKKEKMFPKATLIKEIFSYTVNTMQDMDTIIKERFPFFFDIKDELSKIYKLYTEKKIKVNAMDFDDLLFYWHKLLKENRELCEHYGKVFSHILVDEYQDTNKIQAEIVDFMGFINRNVMVVGDDAQSIYSFRGANFNNIMDFPKKYPETKIFKLETNYRSTPEILKLANNSISHNKKQFPKNLKSIKQNGNIPVLTHLRDVMQQADFVAQRILELREDGVPLEQIAVLYRAHYHSMELQMELTRRGIPFEIRSGLRFFEQAHIKDVVSFLRVMVNSKDEISWKRMLKLFSRIGKKTADHIFDFINTLEHPIEAFISKKIGEQFKNINKETIDTWSRLFKSLSELYEKEALGDMISSILKNGYSEYLKYNYPNYEARLEDIGQLMNFSSKYISLETFLNELSLMSGISGEEIVSAERDDERVILSTIHQAKGLEWRVVFLIWCADGRFPNPRAVEEGNIEEERRLFYVAVTRAMDELYMCYPLITFDKQAGHIILKPSRFISELKGNTYDEWQVSN encoded by the coding sequence ATGAAAAAATATATAATCCATAAGGATATCACACAAAGACAATCTGCCATTGAATATGAAAAAGAGCTTAACGAAGAGCAACTAAAGGTAGTTTTGAATGATGGAGGCCCTATATTAGTCATTGCAGGTGCAGGAAGCGGGAAGACAAGGGTTGTTACATACAGGGTAGCAAGACTCCTTGAAATAGGTATATCACCTAACAACATATTACTTCTTACCTTTACCAATAAGGCAGCCAGAGAGATGTTAAGAAGGGTAGAATATCTTCTCAAGATGGATACGCGTTTTATATGGGGAGGAACATTCCATCACATAGGAAATATTATATTAAGGCAGAATAGCCATCTCATTGGTTTTAACAAAAACTTTACCATCCTTGATAATGAGGATGCCAAAGACTTGTTAGACGTAGTAATAAAGGATACAAGGATAGATAAAAAAGAAAAGATGTTTCCAAAGGCAACACTCATTAAAGAGATATTCAGCTATACTGTAAATACCATGCAAGACATGGATACAATCATAAAAGAGCGGTTTCCTTTTTTCTTCGATATCAAAGATGAGCTATCAAAAATATATAAGCTATATACAGAAAAAAAGATTAAAGTAAATGCCATGGACTTTGATGACCTGCTCTTTTACTGGCATAAACTACTCAAGGAAAACAGGGAGTTGTGTGAACATTATGGAAAAGTTTTTTCCCATATCCTTGTGGATGAATATCAGGATACCAACAAAATCCAGGCAGAGATAGTTGATTTTATGGGTTTTATAAATAGAAATGTTATGGTAGTAGGCGATGATGCCCAGAGCATATATTCATTCAGGGGTGCCAATTTTAATAATATTATGGATTTTCCTAAAAAATATCCTGAAACAAAGATATTCAAACTTGAAACAAATTACAGGAGCACCCCAGAGATATTAAAACTGGCAAACAACTCCATATCACACAATAAAAAACAGTTCCCGAAGAATTTAAAAAGCATAAAACAAAATGGAAATATACCTGTTCTGACTCACTTAAGGGACGTTATGCAACAGGCAGACTTTGTAGCCCAAAGGATCCTTGAACTGAGGGAGGATGGCGTTCCCCTCGAACAAATTGCAGTGCTCTACAGGGCGCACTATCACTCTATGGAACTCCAGATGGAGCTTACAAGGAGGGGTATCCCATTTGAGATAAGGAGCGGGCTTAGATTTTTTGAACAGGCACACATAAAAGATGTAGTATCCTTTTTAAGGGTCATGGTTAACAGTAAAGATGAAATATCCTGGAAAAGGATGCTTAAGCTCTTTTCCAGGATAGGCAAAAAAACAGCAGACCATATCTTTGATTTCATAAATACCCTTGAACACCCTATTGAAGCCTTTATCTCTAAAAAGATAGGTGAACAGTTCAAGAACATAAACAAAGAAACAATAGATACCTGGTCAAGACTCTTTAAAAGCCTTTCCGAATTGTATGAAAAAGAGGCATTAGGGGATATGATCTCATCAATCCTTAAAAATGGCTATTCAGAATATCTTAAATACAACTATCCAAATTATGAAGCAAGGCTTGAGGACATTGGTCAACTTATGAATTTCTCATCTAAATATATCTCTCTGGAAACATTCCTCAATGAACTATCTCTCATGAGCGGTATAAGCGGTGAAGAGATTGTCTCTGCCGAAAGAGATGATGAAAGGGTGATTCTAAGTACTATCCATCAGGCAAAGGGGCTTGAATGGCGTGTAGTCTTTCTCATCTGGTGCGCAGATGGCAGATTTCCTAATCCGAGAGCCGTAGAAGAAGGAAATATAGAGGAAGAAAGGCGACTCTTTTATGTGGCGGTAACCAGGGCAATGGATGAATTATATATGTGCTATCCGCTTATAACCTTTGACAAACAAGCAGGGCATATAATACTTAAACCATCACGATTCATATCCGAGTTAAAGGGCAATACATACGATGAATGGCAGGTATCAAATTGA
- a CDS encoding rod shape-determining protein, with protein MDFLKKLFGIFSTHLAMDLGTANTLIYLKGEGIVLNEPSVVAIENTTGKVIAVGREAKEYIGRTPQNISAIRPLKDGVIADFDVTKAMIKYFLNVARQNRKISKPKMVVGVPSGITQVEKKAVIDACIQVGIKEVHLIEEPMAAAIGSDLPIELPRGNMVVDIGGGTTEVAIISLSAIAYSDSLRVAGDELDESIIRYLQKKHQVAIGYIAAERLKIEAASAYPIHLDERTVSIVGKDIVTGIPKTIKVTKEEVREAVEEPVSAIVDSVKRALEKLPPEFVSDLNDSGMILTGGGALLKGLDKRIEDETGIKVKVGDDPLLSVVLGAGKALEEMGKYKRVFIN; from the coding sequence ATGGATTTTCTTAAGAAGTTATTTGGTATCTTCTCAACGCATTTGGCCATGGATCTCGGAACTGCCAATACCCTCATATACCTTAAAGGTGAGGGTATAGTACTGAATGAACCTTCTGTAGTGGCTATAGAGAACACTACGGGAAAGGTGATAGCCGTAGGAAGAGAGGCAAAGGAATATATAGGGAGGACTCCTCAGAATATAAGTGCCATAAGACCTTTAAAAGACGGTGTAATAGCAGATTTTGATGTGACCAAGGCCATGATAAAATATTTTTTAAATGTGGCTAGACAGAACAGAAAGATATCAAAACCAAAGATGGTGGTCGGTGTGCCTTCGGGGATAACACAGGTGGAAAAAAAGGCCGTTATAGATGCCTGTATACAGGTAGGGATAAAAGAGGTGCATCTCATAGAGGAGCCCATGGCTGCTGCCATTGGTTCTGACCTGCCAATAGAACTTCCCAGGGGAAATATGGTAGTTGACATAGGAGGCGGCACAACAGAGGTTGCTATTATCAGTCTTTCTGCTATTGCGTATTCTGATTCATTAAGGGTGGCAGGAGATGAACTGGATGAATCTATTATCAGGTATCTACAGAAGAAGCATCAGGTTGCTATAGGTTATATTGCCGCAGAAAGGTTAAAAATAGAGGCTGCATCTGCTTATCCTATTCATTTAGATGAAAGAACAGTAAGTATTGTAGGCAAGGATATTGTAACTGGGATACCAAAGACCATAAAAGTCACTAAAGAAGAGGTTAGGGAGGCAGTGGAGGAGCCTGTATCCGCCATAGTGGATTCAGTAAAAAGGGCTCTGGAAAAGCTTCCACCTGAGTTTGTATCTGACCTTAATGATTCTGGAATGATCCTTACCGGTGGTGGTGCATTGTTAAAGGGTCTGGATAAGAGGATAGAGGATGAGACCGGCATAAAGGTAAAAGTAGGAGATGACCCATTGCTCTCTGTTGTTCTTGGTGCAGGCAAGGCACTGGAAGAGATGGGAAAGTATAAGAGGGTATTCATAAATTAG
- a CDS encoding diguanylate cyclase, which yields MSVIDRLTQLIFNIYEAYTVALFIRDRETLRCISSVTFSHGFDKDRLISVEGTLPGWVIKHNQPLIIPNFDKDESTLGYYSGDEDIKSFMGYPMGTDGIIVVDSKKKWVFTDKEKKILSGFAALINEEIEREKKLSDIEEQMNYLLDEKRIFSLFNYILSSQASIKDILKESLHISAADLCFIGIEFNGDMVIHDIVGASEEDYLKKICMTKSCIATMVLDKGRELLLPHDSGLFREKPLFFPNEKIKARQFFGFPLIMDDIIFGAVGFASVSDSRLLDKSISVLRNIAMFLSMYYSSLWWRREYEKIKNVEPVTESIHFSRFIRLLAAMIEKGKKLCILSIRLKFIEEFNKRMGIEATDKVLRKVFHIIRECSGNNALITRKSGGHFYVLLDIRDRPNADNIIRVINLIVHKNITEGKTMDIKDIIDSGLAYFPEDSNNIWGLIETADRKK from the coding sequence ATGTCTGTTATAGATAGATTAACACAATTAATTTTTAATATATATGAAGCTTATACAGTTGCTTTGTTTATAAGGGACAGAGAAACTTTAAGATGTATTTCTTCAGTCACCTTTTCCCATGGTTTTGATAAAGATAGACTCATTTCTGTTGAAGGAACACTGCCTGGATGGGTCATAAAACATAATCAGCCGCTTATTATACCTAATTTTGATAAAGATGAATCAACCCTTGGTTATTATTCAGGAGATGAGGACATAAAATCATTTATGGGTTATCCTATGGGGACTGACGGGATTATTGTTGTTGACAGTAAGAAAAAATGGGTGTTTACAGACAAGGAAAAAAAGATACTCAGTGGTTTTGCCGCACTCATTAATGAAGAGATAGAAAGAGAAAAGAAATTATCTGACATAGAAGAACAAATGAACTATCTTTTGGATGAAAAGAGGATATTTTCTCTTTTTAATTATATCCTATCCTCACAGGCTTCTATCAAGGACATATTAAAAGAGTCTCTGCATATTTCCGCTGCTGATCTTTGTTTTATAGGTATAGAATTCAATGGGGACATGGTTATTCATGATATTGTTGGTGCCTCTGAAGAGGATTATTTAAAAAAGATTTGCATGACCAAGAGCTGTATAGCAACCATGGTTCTCGATAAAGGGAGGGAACTTTTGTTGCCCCATGATAGTGGTCTTTTCAGGGAGAAGCCTTTATTTTTTCCCAATGAAAAGATAAAGGCAAGACAATTTTTTGGCTTTCCGCTTATTATGGATGATATAATCTTTGGCGCTGTTGGCTTTGCATCTGTCTCTGATTCCCGTCTCTTAGATAAGTCAATATCTGTGTTAAGAAATATAGCCATGTTTTTATCCATGTATTATTCTTCTCTGTGGTGGAGAAGAGAATATGAAAAGATAAAGAATGTTGAACCTGTAACAGAGTCAATACATTTTTCAAGGTTTATTAGGCTATTGGCAGCGATGATAGAAAAAGGCAAAAAACTGTGTATATTATCAATAAGACTGAAATTTATAGAGGAATTTAACAAAAGAATGGGCATTGAAGCAACTGATAAGGTTTTAAGAAAAGTATTTCACATAATCAGGGAGTGCTCAGGTAATAACGCATTAATAACCCGCAAAAGCGGAGGCCATTTCTATGTATTGCTTGACATTAGGGATAGACCCAACGCAGATAATATTATCAGGGTTATAAATCTCATTGTGCATAAGAACATTACAGAAGGAAAGACTATGGATATAAAGGATATTATTGATTCAGGTCTTGCCTATTTTCCAGAAGATAGTAATAATATATGGGGGCTCATTGAAACAGCAGATAGGAAAAAGTAA
- a CDS encoding TIGR00269 family protein, which translates to MKCKVCGGTAVISLKAYNNALCANDFISFLENRVLKTIQKYRLIDVDDRPLIAVSGGKDSLSLWHILDRLGYATDGIYIDLSIKEYSQMSLEKVKSIADRLKRKIYIFHLEEVFGKDIESISRIIRRPPCSACGMLKRYVMNKVSLDMGYNMIITGHNLDDEASALLGNLLYWKDEYLWKKGLELKETEGHLSKKIKPLFLCSEREMAAYAILNNIDYIHEECPFSLDAKSLVYKDILNRLEESSPGTKLQFLKGYLKVSRIMNIQRKQAMSYCKICGYLSSGDICSFCRLMERLGVKNDIKFHEYKPKKISS; encoded by the coding sequence TTGAAATGCAAGGTATGTGGTGGAACAGCTGTTATAAGTCTGAAGGCTTATAATAATGCCCTCTGTGCCAATGATTTTATCTCTTTTCTGGAAAACAGGGTCTTAAAGACCATTCAAAAATATAGGTTGATAGATGTTGATGACAGACCGCTTATTGCTGTCTCAGGCGGCAAAGATAGCCTTTCTTTATGGCATATCCTTGACAGGCTTGGATATGCTACGGATGGTATTTATATAGATCTAAGTATCAAAGAATATTCACAAATGTCCCTTGAAAAAGTAAAATCCATAGCAGATAGACTTAAAAGAAAGATATACATATTTCATCTTGAAGAAGTATTTGGAAAGGATATAGAAAGTATCTCAAGGATCATAAGAAGACCACCGTGCTCAGCCTGTGGTATGTTAAAAAGATATGTTATGAATAAGGTCTCCTTAGATATGGGTTATAATATGATAATAACAGGCCATAACTTGGATGATGAGGCATCGGCTCTCCTTGGGAATCTTCTATACTGGAAGGATGAGTATCTATGGAAAAAAGGGCTTGAGCTAAAAGAGACAGAAGGACACTTGTCAAAAAAGATAAAACCACTTTTTTTATGCTCTGAAAGAGAGATGGCAGCTTATGCCATATTGAATAATATAGATTATATCCACGAGGAGTGTCCCTTTTCCTTAGATGCAAAATCTCTTGTTTATAAAGATATACTTAATAGGCTCGAGGAGTCATCGCCTGGGACAAAGTTACAATTTTTAAAGGGATACTTAAAGGTCTCTCGTATTATGAATATTCAGAGAAAGCAAGCAATGAGTTACTGTAAAATCTGCGGATACCTTAGCTCTGGTGATATTTGCAGTTTCTGCAGGCTCATGGAGCGATTAGGCGTAAAAAATGATATAAAATTCCATGAGTATAAGCCAAAGAAAATATCTTCATAA
- a CDS encoding MoaD/ThiS family protein codes for MKVEIDGKVIIVEKAPTVLRLLEKLSINKESYLVIVNERLVTEDHRIENEDSIRLVKVVSGG; via the coding sequence GTGAAAGTGGAGATAGACGGGAAAGTAATTATTGTTGAAAAGGCTCCTACTGTTTTAAGGCTCTTGGAGAAACTCTCCATAAACAAAGAATCATATCTTGTTATTGTAAATGAAAGGCTTGTCACAGAGGATCATAGAATAGAAAATGAAGATTCAATAAGATTAGTAAAGGTGGTATCAGGCGGTTGA
- a CDS encoding 2-oxoacid:ferredoxin oxidoreductase subunit beta, translating into MISLDDFKGRTPAWCPGCGNYSILRSFREAMVELDMAPHDFIVVSGIGQAGKFPHYIRCNTFNGLHGRTLPVATGIKLANHQIPVIAVAGDGDCYGEGGNHLIHAIRRNVGIKLFVHDNHIYGLTKGQASPTSTEGMITKNQPFGVLSGRLNPIALAVALDCSFVARGFAGDIPHLKGLMKEAINHKGFSLLDILQPCVTFNKVNTYNWYRERVYYVENHDYNPEDRISAFAKSLEWGEGIPIGVIYRNKRETFEERIPVIKDKPLIGHEIFTESWGDAIRKTTYEFF; encoded by the coding sequence ATGATATCATTGGATGATTTTAAAGGCAGAACCCCAGCATGGTGCCCAGGATGTGGAAATTATAGTATTCTTAGGTCATTTAGAGAGGCAATGGTGGAACTTGACATGGCCCCCCATGATTTTATAGTAGTTTCAGGTATAGGTCAGGCAGGCAAATTTCCCCATTATATCCGTTGCAATACCTTTAATGGGCTCCATGGAAGGACACTTCCTGTGGCAACAGGCATAAAACTTGCGAACCACCAGATACCTGTTATTGCCGTTGCCGGCGATGGAGATTGCTATGGAGAAGGAGGTAATCACCTAATCCATGCCATAAGGAGAAACGTAGGTATTAAGCTTTTTGTGCATGACAACCATATATACGGGCTTACAAAAGGTCAAGCATCACCCACAAGCACAGAGGGCATGATAACAAAGAACCAGCCTTTTGGTGTTTTGTCAGGCAGGTTGAATCCCATAGCCCTCGCTGTTGCCCTTGATTGCAGTTTTGTTGCAAGGGGTTTTGCAGGCGATATTCCACACCTTAAAGGGCTTATGAAAGAGGCAATAAATCATAAAGGTTTTAGTCTCCTTGATATCCTTCAGCCCTGTGTAACATTCAACAAAGTAAATACATATAACTGGTATAGAGAGAGGGTCTATTATGTGGAAAATCATGATTATAACCCTGAAGATAGGATATCTGCCTTTGCCAAATCCCTGGAATGGGGTGAAGGTATACCAATAGGAGTTATATATAGAAACAAGCGCGAGACCTTTGAAGAGAGGATCCCTGTTATAAAAGACAAACCTTTGATAGGTCATGAAATCTTTACCGAGTCATGGGGAGATGCCATAAGAAAAACAACGTATGAGTTTTTTTAA